Genomic segment of Oncorhynchus tshawytscha isolate Ot180627B linkage group LG28, Otsh_v2.0, whole genome shotgun sequence:
GCAGTCATGGCTTTGGCCAAGTCCATCTATGAGAGGATGTTCTTGTGGATGGTCATCCGTATCAACGAGATGTTGGACACCAAGAATCCAAGGCAGTTCTATATCGGTGTGCTCGACATTGCCGGATTTGAGATCTTTGATGTGAGTATGAGACCAGAACAAGACAATTAGTTGTGATTGAGAAGGGTTACAGCCTTGTATCATGAAATGATCCCTTCTGAAATTCCATCAACAGTACAACAGCATGGAGCAGCTGTGCATCAACTTCACCAATGAGAAACTGCAacagtttttcaaccacaccatgTTCGTCTTGGAACAAGAGGAGTATAAGAAGGAGGGAATCGTCTGGGCCTTCATTGACTTCGGCATGGACTTGGCTGCCTGCATTGAGCTTATTGAGAAGGTAAGTTCTCTGTAAGGATTATAATGGGATGCAACATCAAAGCTCATAGGGAGCACATTGAGAGATATTATCACAATGGTACAACATATCTGACTGTTGAGAACTCAATATGTTTCCTATTATGACCCCTAAATGAATATAATCCTATAAAATGATgtttgctaaataaataaatgtgatccTAAATGCAAATGACACTCATTTGATAAACATCTATTTTTTTAAAGCCATTGGGCATCTTCTCCATCCTTGAAGAGGAGTGCATGTTCCCCAAGGCTTCAGACACTACCTTCAAGAACAAGCTGAACGATCAGCATCTTGGCAAAACCAAGGCATATGAGAAGCCCAAGCCTGCCAAAGGCAAGGCAGAGGCCCACTTCTCCCTGGTGCACTACGCCGGCACTGTGGACTACAACATCACTGGCTGGCTGGAGAAGAACAAGGACCCCTTGAATGACTCAGTTATTCAGATGTACGGGAAGTCCTCAGTCAAACTGTTGGCTGCTCTGTATCCCGCTGCCCCACCTGAGGGTAAGACTAGCATCAAGTCAAAATATTAAATTAATAAGCAATAGTTACAACTCAGACCCACATTGTCTTTAAAGCACTGGCCACCAACCTTTTcagagtcaagatcactttgtgagtcaaaatgcaagctaaGATCTACTGCTGAGAATTGTTTTAACAACGACTTAGAAAACACAATCCTATGCAACATGAATCAATTAAAAACAGATCTGTAGCGAAGAgatttgtgcagtaggctataggcccaatatatCGACCTGGTGATACTCAAGTCGCACTGCATtctttctgcctcatgcaccaattcatgttgttactgcGGTGACCAGAGATAGTGAAACATTCCTCGATATTAAATAAGACACAAgccactaataataacaacacaagTGTATCAGAACACATTGCTTTACTCATTGTATGCAGCTGCAGTGCCGGTTGtagtcattcattacagctgtaGTGATGGTTGTAGTCATTCATTATAGCTGTAGTGCAGGTTGtagtcattcattacagctgtaGTGCTGATTGtagtcattcattacagctgtagtgcaggttgtagtcattcattacagtgatggttgtagtcattcattacagctgtaGTGCAGGTTGTAGTCATTCATTACATTAGCAGTGCAGGTTGTAGTCATTCATTACATTAGCAGtgcaggttgtagtcattaactACAGCAGCAGTGATGGTTGtagtcattcattacagctgtagtgcaggttgtagtcattcattacagctgcagtgatggttgtagtcATTCATTACATTAGCAGTGCAGGTTGtagtcattcattacagctgcagtgatggttgtagtcattcattacagcagcagtgatggttgtagtcattcattacagctgcagtgatggttgtagtcattcattacagctgcagtgctggttgtagcatGAGTAGAAGTAGGGAGAACACACATTTTATGTCTcataaaagtgttgaacaaagtgttgaataacaacttaaacatgaactaacTCATTAAAACAGCACCCTCTGCTGTATttgttgagtctctctctagttatAGTTTATATCGTTTTTACATATCAAAGTAGTAACTTTGTTGTGGGTCCGATTCTTGtttttacagtctatggctcGAGGAAACTGTACAGGCACGGTGctctgagctatctgattggccagcagtAGGCCTATACGTGCAGTTGATTTGCTCTCTACCTTCAGACATGAAACGGTTTAAAATCCCGATCGACATGTTGGTGACCAAAGCTTTAAATTCTTTGAATGAATCACAATTTATCAGGGTTATTTACTGGGTTAATTTACTCATTCAATACCTGTTAATTTACACAATCCCGTTGGCAGCATTTGATTCTCTCATTTCTAATGATTACATTTGAACAGATACGACCAAGAAAGGAGGCAAGAAGAAGGGTGGTTCCATGCAGACTGTGTCGTCCCAGTTCAGGGTGAGCTTTTGAAACGTGTATATTCAGTCCTCCAAAAGGAGCATTGTTTATGATAAATGATTATTGAGAAAATGGTTTGTAACCCTCTTCCAGGAGAACTTACAAAAGCTGATGACCAACTTGAGGAGCACTCATCCTCACTTTGTGCGCTGCCTGATCCCAAACGAGTCAAAGACTCCAGGTACAAGAAATATTGAGTGTAATATGACATCttatcagtacagtatcagtaacCTTAACAATTCTTTAATCTGTTAATAAGTATTAAAGAGACATGGTTTGTGTTTCCAGGTCTGATGGAGAACTTCCTGGTTATCCACCAGCTCAGGTGTAATGGTGTTCTGGAGGGTATCAGGATCTGCAGAAAGGGCTTCCCCAGCAGAATCATCTATGCTGACTTCAAGCAGAGGTACACTCATGCAAACACACAtgctcacaacacacacaacatacaacacacacacaaccacagaaaGATCTGCTCCAGGGGCATTCGCAGCATCAGAATAGGCTTACTTTTTATGTAATATAACCAACCTATTACAACTTGACATATGTTAAAAATGTCTCCTCATTCAGGTACAAAGTACTGAATGCCAGTGTCATCCCCGAGGGCCAGTTCATGGACAACAAGAAGGCTTCTGAGAAGCTGCTTGGGTCCATTGATATAAATCACGACGAttacaagtttggacacaccaaggtCAGTCAAATATTGattattgtttttaaatgtattttttatttcacctttatttaaccaggtagaccagttcacctttatttaaccaggtagaccagttcacctttatttaatcaggtaggccagttcacctttatttaaccaggtagaccagttcacctttatttaaccaggtagaccagttcatctttatttaaccaggtagaccagttcacctttatttaaccaggtagaccagttcacttttatttaaccaggtagaccagttcacctttatttaaccaggtagaccagttcacctttatttaaccaggtagaccagttcacctttatttaaccaggtaggccagttcacctttatttaaccaggtagaccagatcacctttatttaaccaggtagaccagttcacctttatttaaccaggtagaccagttcacctttatttaaccaggtagaccagttcacccttatttaaccaggtaggccagttcacctttatttaaccaggtagaccagttcacctttatttaaccaggtagaccagttcacctttatttaaccaggtagaccagttcacctttatttaaccaggtagaccagttcaccattatttaaccaggtagaccagttcacctttatttaaccaggtagaccagttcacttttatttaaccaggtagaccagttcacctttatttaaccaggtagaccagttcacctttatttaaccaggtagaccagatcacctttatttaaccaggtagaccagttcacctttatttaaccaggtagaccagttcacctttatttaaccaggtaggccagttcacctttatttaaccaggtagaccagttcacctttatttaaccaggtagaccagttcacctttatttaaccaggtagaccagttcacctttatttaaccaggtagaccagttcacctttatttaaccaggtagaccagttcacctttatttaacctggtagaccagttcacctttatttaaccaggtaggccagatcacctttatttaaccaggtaggtcagatcacctttatttaaccaggtagaccagatcacctttatttaaccaggtagaccagttcacctttatttaaccaggtagaccagttcacctttatttaaccaggtagaacagttcacctttatttaaccaggtagaccagttcacttttatttaactaggtagaccagttcacctttatttaaccaggtagaccagttcacctttatttaaccaggtagaccagttcacctttatttaaccaggtaagctagttgagaacaagttctaatttacaactgcgacctggccaagataaagcaaagcagtgtgacagaaacaacaacacagagtttcaCATAATAAACAAGCGTaaaatcaataacacaatagaaagaacagaaagtctatatgcagtgtgtgcaaatggcgtgaggatgtaaggcaataaataggccatagtagcgaagtaattacaatttagcagattaacactggagtgatagatgagcagatggtgattTGCAAGTAgaaatattggtgtgcaaaagagcagaaaagtcaataaatacaatatggggatgagataggtagATTGGgcaggctatttacagatgggctatgtacagctgcaactATCGGTTAGCTGctaagatagcagatgtttaaagttagtgagggaaatatgtctccaacttcagtgatttttgcaattcgttataGTAATAATGTGTACATTATTAATCTGCAACAACTTCCAACTTCTAAACAAGCTGTCCCATGGTTTGTTTGTTAGCACTGCAATCTTTATATTGTTCAAATGAATCTAGTGATGTTGTTCCCCTGTTCTGATCCAACCCTTTCTATCTGTCACCATCTGACTCTGGTTCCAATGGCCATGTTGACCTGTGTCTCAGGTGTTCTTCAAAGCCGGTCTGCTGGGTGTCttggaggagatgagagatgagaagcTGGCTGTTCTGGTCGGCATGGTCCAGGCTCTCAGCCGTGGATTCCTCATGAGAAAAGAGTTCACCAagatgatggagaggaggtgaggaagcGTAGACATTTTGGCAAAGCTTTCTGTGAACCACCTGAATGTAATGCATTATgatcacatactgtatatgctGTGAGTTGATCAGAATGAGAAAGTAGGTCTTATAATGTTCTATTAGTGCTGCAGTTTGGGATTTGGCAAAGCTGTTCAGTTGTCATTTATATTGGTGATATTTACCCATTCATTATTTAATAACATAAAATGCCTCCTGATTTAAGCATGAcctgtcagtccttgcatctagaACTCTGTCTAGGAATGTAAGAGTTGTTTCCTTAGCTCTGTTCCTCAGCTGTATACTCAAAGTGTTGGGGGGGATGTTGTTCTTCAAATCCCAGAATGTAGCTTTAAGCATGTCACTCACCATGtcactctatcctctctgtcgACCAGAGATGCCATCTTCACCGTCCAGTACAACATCCGTTCATTCATGAATGTGAAAACTTGGCCATGGATGAAGGTGTACTTCAAGATTAAGCCCCTGCTGAAGAGCGCTGAAACTGAGAAGGAGCTGGCCAACATGAAGGAGAACTTTGACAAGATGAAAACAGACCTGGCCAAGGCTCTGGCCAAGAAGAAGGAGTTGGAGGAGAAGATGGTGTCCATGCTGCAAGAGAAGAACGACCTGGCACTCCAAGTTGCATCTGTGAGTGAGAAATGATCCTCATGAGGTCATATTTTCATACACATGAATACACAAACGAGCACCATTTTTTTATTCTCCATTTAAATTTATTTCATGAATTtatattgatttgatttgacatttttgactaaatcaaatttttattttgaTAAACAAAGTGAGGAGGCAAATTTTTTTCCTGTTCTGAAACCAGGAATCAGAGAATCTGAACGATGCTGAGGAAAGGTGTGAGGGACTCATCAAGAGCAAGATCCAAATGGAGGCCAAACTCAAAGAGACGGCTGAGAggctggaggatgaggaggagatgaatgCTGAGTTGACTGCCAAGAAGAGGAAGCTGGAGGATGAGTGCTCTGAGCTGAAGAAGGACATTGATGACCTGGAGCTCACCCTGGCCAAAGTGGAGAAGGAGAAGCACGCCACTGAAAACAAGGTCTTGTGTCTTAACAAAGACAGTTTAACCAAACAATAACTCATACCATAATCAACTCAAAACATAACTCAACAGAAATGGAAATCCAGATGTGTTGTGGGTGGCGGAAACATGAAGACACAAAATACGTTTATTGTATGTTCAGCTGCCCCTCGTTTATAACTTCCATTCAGTACACTGGCATGGAGtacactgccacctagtgttgaaTCTATAGAACAGTACCTGTTGACACATTTCTAATCTGAATTAAATGAATGCAATACGTATGAAACGAAATCTCCCCTTTATGTGAAGCAACAAAAGGCTAATTATGTGGTGGCTGTTTTCAGGTTAAAAACCTGACAGAGGAGATGGCGTCTATGGATGAGAGTGTTGCCAAGCTGACCAAGGAGAAGAAAGCCCTCCAAGAGGCCCACCAGCAGACACTGGACGACttgcaggcagaggaggacaaagTCAACACTCTGACCAAGGCCAAGACCAAGCTGGAACAGCAAGTGGACGACGTGAGTGGATTTAGACATTTTGGCCATGATAGTATGTAAGATGTTATTATCTTCTGTTGTTTCGATTTGaacaatacatgtgtgtttttATCTTGTAGCTTGAGGGTTCTCTGGAGCAAGAGAAGAAGCTCCGTATGGACCTTGAGAGAGCCAAGAGAAAGCTGGAGGGAGATCTGAAACTGGCCCAGGAGTCCATAATGGACCTGGAGAATGACAAGCAGCAGTCTGATGAGAAAATCAAGAAGTAAACAAACAATACCTGCCGGATTGACAATAATGCTTGTTCTTGACTCATTCTTGTCATTATGAATTAGCATTTACATGCGATACTTATGATACTCTAACTCTATTGAACCCAAACCAACTTTGCAATCGACGTGTTTGTGTTTCCTAGGAAGGAGTTTGAGACATCCCAGCTCCTCAGTAAAATAGAGGATGAACAGTCTCTGGGAGCTCAGCTGCAGAAGAAGATCAAGGAACTCCAGGTACAGTACAGAACCTAAGCTCCAGTACAGGAAAGAACAACACCTGAAACATTTCCTAAAAAAATATTCTGGTAGCACACATTTTTTGGAAGATGTGGTTTCTTATCGTTGTGGTTTTGGTTCCCACATGGGATGCTATCTACTGAATGTATTAGTCTAACTGATTTTGGTTCCCGCATGGGATGCTATCTACTGAATGTATTAGTCTAACTGGTTTTGGTTCCCATATGGGACGCTATCTACTGAATGTATTAGTCTAACTGGTTTTGGTTCCCACATGGGACGCTATCTACTGAATGTATTAGTCTAACTGGTTTTGGTTCCCACATGGGATGCTATCTACTGAATGTATTAGTCTAACTGGTTTTGGTTCCCACATGGGATGCTATCTACTGAATGTATTAGTCTAACTGGTTTTGGTTCCCACATGGGACGCTATCTACTGAATGTATTAGTCTAACTGGTTTTGGTTCCCACATGGGACGCTATCTACTGAATGTATTAGTCTAACTGGTTTTGGTTCCCACATGGGATGCTATCTACTGAATGTATTAGTCTAACTGGTTTTGGTTCCCACATGGGATGCTATCTACTGAATGTATTAGTCTAACTGGTTTTGGTTCCCACATGGGATGCTATCTACTGAATGTATTAGTCTAACTGGTTTTGGTTCCCACATGGGACGCTATCTACTGAATGTATTAGTCAAACTGGTTTTGGTTCCCACATGGGACGCTATCTACTGAATGTATTAGTCAAACTGGTTTTGGTTCCCACATGGGATGCTATCTACTGAATGTATTAGTGTAACTGGTTTTGGTTCCCACATGGGATGGTTTGTATGAACACATTTAATACATAATTATACTCTTATTGTTTTATGTATTGTAGTATCCATCAACTGTGctcctgccccctgttctaggcCCGTAttgaggagctggaggaggaaaTTGAGGCTGAGCGTGCTGCCAGGGCTAAGGTTGAGAAGCAGAGAGCCGATCTCTCCAGGGAACTTGAGGAGATCAGCGAGAGGCTGGAGGAGGCTGGAGGCGCCACTGCTGCTCAGATTGAGATGAACAAGAAGCGTGAGGCAGAGTTCCAGAAGCTGCGTCGTGATCTTGAAGAGTCCACCCTGCAGCATGAGTCCACAGCCGCCGCTCTGCGCAAGAAACAGGCCGACAGTGTGGCTGAGCTCGGGGAGCAGATCGACAACCTGCAGCGTGTCAAGCAGaagctggagaaggagaagagtgaGTACAAGATGGAGATTGATGACCTCTCCAGCAACATGGAGGCCGTCGCCAAGGCTAAGGTGAGTAGTGATGTTTTGATCAAGCAGTGTTGAGTAGGGTCAACTACATTACCATTCAAGTGAACTGAAGTTGACAGGAGTCTCATatataaagtaatgatggaacaTGTTTCACTAACAGGGCAATCTGGAGAAGATGTGCCGTACTCTTGAGGACCAGCTGAGCGAGATCAAGACTAAGAATGATGAGAATGTTCGCCAGATCAACGACATCAGTGGACAGAGGGCCAGACTCCTGACAGAAAATGGTACCCTCATCAACAATGAACAACAAACCAATTAATTCTTCAGTAAAACACAATAACATGTATTGGGGGCTGTATCCACGTATTCCAGTCCACATAGtttctactgttctgacttgaaCTGTAATGGTCGCACTTTAGAGCCATTTGTTACATTATTAAAATATTTTATTCAGATTACTAATACTTTTGAAAATTAGATGATTACTTAtttgattacttttaaattcagaaataaTGTTGGTCAAAAAATACATCGACTTCATTTAGTTTTCTAGCAAGTTTGTTAGTTCCACCTGATGGAGTCTACCCACAattcagagaccactatgatgacacaccaaaatgATTTCATGGATGCTTTCGTCTGCTTCTAATGCCTCGTaagggaaagtaatccaaaagttatgaaaagtaatcagattacattactgatttTCAGGAATCCAAAAATTACGATACTGATTACAAtttgacaggtaactagtaactgtaatgggCTACATTTAGAAAGTAGCCTACCCAAGCCCGACTATTTAACACCTAACATTGCCCTACATTACCTTGAATTACATGCTCAATCTTAGAGAACAAAGACCCTTTTAACAAGATGTCCCTCTGTCCCTGCAGGTGAGTTTGGCCGCCAGCTGGAGGAGAAGGAATCTCTGGTGTCTCAGCTGACCAGAGGCAAACAGGCCTTCACCCAGCAGGTAGAGGAGCTGAAGAGGCAGATTGAAGAGGAGGTCAAGGTAAAGCAATTTTGAAATCTCAATGTGGCCCTCGAGACAAAGTGATTGCCCACACCTGATATAGACGGTAACCAGGCCACCCTCAGAGACTTCTAAGtgtcatatgttttactatcTCTCTTAGTCTATATATTTCACTCTTTGTCTCGCAAAGGCTAAAAACGCACTGGCCCACGGTGTCCAGTCTGCCCGCCATGACTGTGACCTCCTGAGGGAGCAGtttgaggaggagcaggaggccaAGGCAGAGCTGCAACGCGGCATGTCCAAGGCGAACAGTGAGGTGGCTCAGTGGAGGACTAAGTATGAAACTGATGCCATCCAGCGCACAGAAGAGCTGGAGGAGTCCAAGTGAGTCGCACGGAACAGCAAACACAAATATAGGGTGTGGATAGTGAGTGGTAGGGAACTCTAAAAAAAAGGTCACCTTTGAGATGTATTGTAACGTTTGTAAACCCTCTGTCGTCAAACAGGAAGAAGCTGGCCCAGCGTCTGCAGGAGGCTGAGGAGACCATTGAGGCGACCAACTCCAAGTGTGCCTCCCTGGAGAAGACCAAGCAGAGGctgcagggagaggtggaggacctCATGATTGACGTTGAGAGAGCAAACGCCATGGCCGCCAACCTAGACAAGAAGCAGAGGAACTTTGACAAGGTGAAAATTTGAGTGATATTTTCTGTCTGATGTATGATCAAATGTAGCATAACTCCACCATATGTCTGATTCAAAACTCTTCATCAAGACCTAATGAAAATCCCATTGATTTCCTTAGGTTCTGGCAGAGTGGAAGCAGAAGTATGAGGAAGGCCAGGCTGAGCTGGAAGGAGCTCAGAAGGAGGTTCGCTCAATGAGCACTGAACTCTTCAAGATGAAGAACTCCTACGAGGAGGCTCTGGATCATCTGGAGActctgaagagagagaacaagaacctGCAACGTGAGCATTTGACAGCAGTTCTATTGGGCTCATGTTTGACTAGTCTAAACATCAACATTTACGTTTTTTTCAACTTATAATCGATACTCTTTGAACAACCCAAAGGAGGGGGGCATTTAGATTTACAAGAACCTATGAAGTGCTGATTAATTCATGAATCAAATTGTGTTTGTTACCTGCTTCGTAAAAAACAGATGCTTACGGCCCTTCCCAAAAATGCAGCGAGAAAAAAAGGAAACAATAGTGAAAAaataacatgaggaataaatacacaatgagtaacgataacttggctatgtacacaagacaccagtaccgagtcgatatgTAGATGTGTAGATCGGTACATAGtaaccaatagctacccagacttatggcttggggtagaagctgtttagggtcCTGTCTGTTCCAGACTTGATGCattggtactgcttgccatgtggtagcagagagaacagtcaatgatttgggtggctggagtctttgacaatatttagggcaTTCCCTGACAccggctggtatagaggtcctggatgggaggaagctcggccccagtaATTATTATGATTCAATGTCAACTTCATTGCATTGACAATTCCCACTGAAAATCTCCCAAGTCTGAACTgctcctgtgtttgtgtgtgcagaggAGATCGGTGACCTAACTGAGCAGATCGGAGAGACTGGCAAGAGCATCCATGAGCTGGAGAAGGCCAAGAAAACTGTGGAGACAGAGAAGTCTGAGATCCAGACTGCTCTAGAGGAGGCTGAGGTACAAACTGCAGCTGTTTGATGGGAAAAGCAGTTTTCATTTGATCATTTGGATCCCCATGATCTTTTGCAGAAGCATCAACTAattttcctggggtccacaaaaaacacaagacaacaaataacaaaacactgatagacaaggacagtcacacaaatgtaaaatacgatatacaaacaatacaactaaaGTGGTACACTAGCCAATGCCAGCTACAGTCCCACACTCCCTGTATTGGTGTTTATTGTAGTCATATATATTTCATTCCTTGTGTTATACACATCCAAATGTATTGAACACAATGGGCCTGACTGCTTCTCTTTGTCCAGGGAACACTGGAGCACGAGGAATCCAAGATTCTGCGTGTGCAGCTGGAGCTGAACCAGATCAAGGGTGAGGTGGACAGGAAGCTGGCTGAGAAGGACGAGGAGATGGAGCAGATCAAGAGGAACAGCCAGAGGATGGTTGACTCCATGCAGAGCACCCTGGATTCTGAGATCAGGAGCAGGAATGATGCcctgagggtgaagaagaagatggagggagacctGAACGAG
This window contains:
- the LOC112237552 gene encoding myosin heavy chain, fast skeletal muscle-like, translating into MSTDAEMQIYGKAALYLRKPERERMEAQATPFDSKNACYVTDIKELYLKGLITGRTEGKCTVKVTNADGTTMDKEFKEADIYQMNPPKYDKIEDMAMMTYLNEASVLYNLKERYAAWMIYTYSGLFCATVNPYKWLPVYDEVVVNAYRGKKRMEAPPHIFSVSDNAFQFMMIDKENQSVLITGESGAGKTVNTKRVIQYFATIAVSGVKKEVDPSKMKGSLEDQIIAANPLLESYGNAKTVRNDNSSRFGKFIRIHFQGGKLAKADIETYLLEKSRVAFQLPAERGYHIFYQMMTNHKPELVEMTLITTNPYDFPMISQGQISVASIDDKVELDATDDAITILGFSNDEKMAIYKLTGAVMHHGNLKFKQKQREEQAESDGTEVADKIGYLLGLNSAELLKCLCYPRVKVGNEYVTKGQTVSQVYNAVMALAKSIYERMFLWMVIRINEMLDTKNPRQFYIGVLDIAGFEIFDYNSMEQLCINFTNEKLQQFFNHTMFVLEQEEYKKEGIVWAFIDFGMDLAACIELIEKPLGIFSILEEECMFPKASDTTFKNKLNDQHLGKTKAYEKPKPAKGKAEAHFSLVHYAGTVDYNITGWLEKNKDPLNDSVIQMYGKSSVKLLAALYPAAPPEDTTKKGGKKKGGSMQTVSSQFRENLQKLMTNLRSTHPHFVRCLIPNESKTPGLMENFLVIHQLRCNGVLEGIRICRKGFPSRIIYADFKQRYKVLNASVIPEGQFMDNKKASEKLLGSIDINHDDYKFGHTKVFFKAGLLGVLEEMRDEKLAVLVGMVQALSRGFLMRKEFTKMMERRDAIFTVQYNIRSFMNVKTWPWMKVYFKIKPLLKSAETEKELANMKENFDKMKTDLAKALAKKKELEEKMVSMLQEKNDLALQVASESENLNDAEERCEGLIKSKIQMEAKLKETAERLEDEEEMNAELTAKKRKLEDECSELKKDIDDLELTLAKVEKEKHATENKVKNLTEEMASMDESVAKLTKEKKALQEAHQQTLDDLQAEEDKVNTLTKAKTKLEQQVDDLEGSLEQEKKLRMDLERAKRKLEGDLKLAQESIMDLENDKQQSDEKIKKKEFETSQLLSKIEDEQSLGAQLQKKIKELQARIEELEEEIEAERAARAKVEKQRADLSRELEEISERLEEAGGATAAQIEMNKKREAEFQKLRRDLEESTLQHESTAAALRKKQADSVAELGEQIDNLQRVKQKLEKEKSEYKMEIDDLSSNMEAVAKAKGNLEKMCRTLEDQLSEIKTKNDENVRQINDISGQRARLLTENGEFGRQLEEKESLVSQLTRGKQAFTQQVEELKRQIEEEVKAKNALAHGVQSARHDCDLLREQFEEEQEAKAELQRGMSKANSEVAQWRTKYETDAIQRTEELEESKKKLAQRLQEAEETIEATNSKCASLEKTKQRLQGEVEDLMIDVERANAMAANLDKKQRNFDKVLAEWKQKYEEGQAELEGAQKEVRSMSTELFKMKNSYEEALDHLETLKRENKNLQQEIGDLTEQIGETGKSIHELEKAKKTVETEKSEIQTALEEAEGTLEHEESKILRVQLELNQIKGEVDRKLAEKDEEMEQIKRNSQRMVDSMQSTLDSEIRSRNDALRVKKKMEGDLNEMEVQLSHSNRQAAEAQKQLRNVQGQLKDAQLHLDDAVRAADDMKEQAAMVERRNGLMVAEIEELRVALEQTERGRKVAETELVDASERVGLLHSQNISLLNSKKKLESDLVQVQGEVEDIVQEARNAEEKAKKAITDAAMMAEELKKEQDTSSHLERMKKNLEVTVKDLQHRLDEAENLAMKGGKKQLQKLESRVRELEADVEAEQRRSVDAVKGVRKYERKVKELTYQTEEDKKNVVRLQDLVDKLQMKVKAYKRQAEEAEEQANGHMSKFRKVQHELEEAEERADIAETQVNKLRAKTRDTGKGKEVAE